GCGGCCCGGTCAGCGAGGCCGGCAGGTACGGTGCGAGCGGGCCGAGGTCATGGCCGCCGAGCAGGAGCAGCGGGCCGCGTACGTACACCGCGGCGAGGCGGGGCAGCGGCGCGAAGTCCGGTGAGGGCCTGGTCGCGGCGGCGCGCAGCGCGGCGGGTACGGGTCCGGCGGACGCCAGCCAGGCGCCGTACCCCGGCAACCGGCCGACGCGCTCGGCCAGCCCCACGCGCAGCCACCGCGCCTCCTCCAGGTCACCCGCCAGCACGCAGGAGACCGTGGCGAGCACCTCCACGGCCATCGCGTAGGTCTCCGCCGCCATCAGCCCGTACCCGAACTCCACGCCGAGCGGGGTCGCGGCGAGATGGTCCAGGTGCGCTCCCTCGTGCACCCCGCGCCAGATGCGCTCCTGGAGCGGCGCGGCCCTGCGCGGCACGTCCGCGTACACGTTCCTCGGCCCGGCCGGGGAGGGCAGCCGCATCCAGCACCGTCCGGCGAGCCCTCCGCACCGGTCGGTCCGCACGATCGTGTAGGCGCCGCACGGCGAGGGCCGGTGCCGCTCTCCCCAGCGCAGGTCGGCCGCCGCGTCCTGCCGCGTCCCGCCGGTCGAGGGCTCCCCCGGGCAGGCCTCCGCCACGGCGTCGCAGAACTCCCCGATCGCACGGCACGCGTCCCACAGGGCCGGGGACCGGCCCGGCGAGACGCAGGCGGCGACCGGGTGCGCGGCGCGTCCGGCGGCCAGGTAGTACGGCGGCAGGGGCCCGGCCAGCGCGCGCAGTGCGCGCAGCCGCGTGGCGTGACATCCCGCGTACCGGATCCCGACCCTGCGCACCACCTCGTCCAGTCCGCGGAACGCCTCCACGGCGACCTCGTCGTGCTCGGCGAGCGCGAGCCCCGCGAAGGCGATCTCGGCCCAGCCACGGGTGCGCCAGGCGGCGGCCTCGCGTCCCGCGGCGGGGACGTGGGTGGCCTCGGTGGCCGCGGCGACGGCCCAGGCCCGGCTCATCGGTCCGCCCACAGGCGTACCCGCAGCAGCCGACGCTCGGGGTCGGCGAAGGGGGTGCGGCCGTGCAGGGTGCGCCGGTTGTCGATGACGATGACGTCGCCGGGGTGGTGGCACAGGCGGACGGCGGGTGCGTGGCGCAGCCCGGACTCGAACACGGTGGCGGCCTGCGCCTGCGGCGGCCGGAGCGGGCCGAGGTTGTCCCTGCGCCACCGCACCGTCCCGTCGCCGGGGAGCACCGGCATCGGCGGGACGGCCGCGGCGGCCTTGCTGAAGACGTCCGGCGGGGTCCAGGTCCAGACGGGCTGCGCGAGGCGTTCCAGCGCCGTCTCCCCCGCCGGTTCGCGGCGTAAGGCGGTGACCACGTCGCGCTCGGTGAGCAGCATGGTGTCCCCGCCGTCGTCGGCGGGCCGCACCACGAACAGGCAGATCACGTCCTCCGGCCTGCTGTGGTACTGCGCGTCGGTGTGGAAGGCCGCGCCGCCCGCGCGCATCGAGAAGGTGGCTCCCGGCCGGGTGGTGCGCGGCGCGATCGTCCAGATCTCCCGTCCGCCGTCCCGGTCCGACGGTCTGCCGAACCCCGTGGCGATGCGCAGCACCCCCTCGGGGTCGGGCCGGCCGTGCGGGAGGAACGGCGCGTCGTTCAGCAGGGCCCAGCCGCGGGCCGCCAGTTCCTCCTGTGCGCGTGCGATCTCGGTCTCCCGCATGACTCCTCCTCGCGTCGGTGGGTGGGGACGGGCACGCGTCGCCGCGAACACCGCCGTCCGGCGGGGATTTCACCGGACCCAGCAGCGCCGAGTGATATGAGCAAAATGAGCAAAATGACGGAAAGGTACTCTTACTAGAGAACCGCTGCGCCTGGTCACCCCCCGGCCGTCGGCGGGTCGTTCCCCGGTCACTCCCCACGACCGCCGTCCCCGCTTCCGGCCGCCCGGCCCTGTGGCCCGCCGGGGACCGGTGACCCATCGGAACAGCGACGATGATCCTCACCCGCT
The window above is part of the Sphaerisporangium rubeum genome. Proteins encoded here:
- a CDS encoding TauD/TfdA family dioxygenase, translated to MRETEIARAQEELAARGWALLNDAPFLPHGRPDPEGVLRIATGFGRPSDRDGGREIWTIAPRTTRPGATFSMRAGGAAFHTDAQYHSRPEDVICLFVVRPADDGGDTMLLTERDVVTALRREPAGETALERLAQPVWTWTPPDVFSKAAAAVPPMPVLPGDGTVRWRRDNLGPLRPPQAQAATVFESGLRHAPAVRLCHHPGDVIVIDNRRTLHGRTPFADPERRLLRVRLWADR